In Colletotrichum higginsianum IMI 349063 chromosome 1, whole genome shotgun sequence, one genomic interval encodes:
- a CDS encoding Thioredoxin encodes MSTVHIKSPTEFQTLLSSSRIVVADFYADWCGPCKAIAPLYEQLSSSLSRKNAVTFVKIDIEAHKEIAAAYNVTSLPTFMIFREGKTIEKVQGADPRKLQEVVKKLAKEVSETGSSSGEASGNSSGGSWRGAGLPRGYGDITDQVEARGCELLNADEDFGPVRVLFDTSKPSALTKKEGVKDWVESGADDQLLLFMPFQSMLKLHTLQLTSLPPADDDEAPMRPGTIHLYTNKPHNLDFSEADDTPPTQAIELTEKDWNADGTANIGLRFVKFQNINSLIIYVTKGDGDGEKVRLDRVRLIGESGEKREMGKLEKIGDEAGE; translated from the exons ATGTCTACGGTTCACATCAAGTCTCCGACGGAGTTCCAGACGCTCCTGTCGAGCTCCAGAATTGTCGTTGCTGACT TCTATGCCGACTGGTGCGGTCCCTGCAAGGCCATCGCGCCCCTCTATGAGCAactctcgtcgtcgctctcCCGCAAGAATGCCGTTACCTTTGTCAAGATCGATATCGAGGCCCACAAGGAGATTGCCGCCGCCTACAATGTCACCTCGCTCCCCACCTTCATGATCTTCCGCGAAGGCAAGACCATCGAGAAGGTCCAGGGCGCCGACCCCCGCAAGCTTCAGGAGGTGGTcaagaagctggccaaggaggtTTCCGAGACCGGCTCCAGCTCTGGCGAGGCCTCTGGCAACTCGAGCGGCGGTAGCTGGAGAGGCGCGGGACTTCCTCGTGGCTACGGCGACATCACCGACCAGGTCGAAGCTAGAGGCTGCGAGCTTctcaacgccgacgaggacttTGGCCCTGTCCGCGTTCTGTTCGACACGTCCAAGCCCAGTGCGCTGACCAAGAAGGAGGGTGTGAAGGATTGGGTGGAgagcggcgccgacgaccagCTTCTGCTGTTCATGCCCTTCCAGTCCATGCTGAAGCTCCATACCCTTCAG CTCAcatctcttcctcctgccgacgacgacgaggctcCGATGCGCCCTGGCACCATCCACCTCTACACGAACAAGCCACACAACCTCGACTTTAGCGAAGCCGACGACACCCCTCCCACGCAAGCCATCGAGCTCACTGAGAAGGACTGGAACGCCGACGGCACTGCCAACATTGGGCTGCGCTTCGTCAAGTTCCAGAACATCAACAGCCTGATCATCTACGTCACCAagggtgacggcgacggcgagaaggtgCGCCTCGACCGTGTGCGCCTCATTGGCGAGTCGGGtgaaaagagagagatgggcAAGCTAGAGAAGattggcgacgaggccggcgagtAG
- a CDS encoding G-patch domain-containing protein yields the protein MGLAQAKTRRKIGKDPNNTKWTRDTDSFGQKILRSQGWEPGQYLGAKDAAHAVHHTAANASFIRVALKDDMLGLGFKQARDDRVTGMDVFSDLLGRLNGKSSESIDKERQARATLKGTLYCDTRFGPMRFVSGGWLVGDQVKDDPIAEPKEEDKDDIKMEDVPAAAAVEVSSKKSSKKRKAEESSEDESSSEDEKAKKKRRKEEKKAAKKSKAETDSEEALTSEKKDKKRKSKSAKDDTSDDTQDETEKKSKKNKKKEEKQRKEAETDDEDSSDGKASKKKKRKGETEAEKTARKEEKKRRKEEKRAKKELSRDSTSTPSASTPTASGTSTPVLRGHHAVRSRWIAQKRMATMDDKALNAIFMVKSQS from the exons ATGGGTCTGGCACAGGCGAAGAC TCGCCGCAAGATCGGCAAGGATCCCAATAACACGAAATGGACTCGGGACACCGACTCTTTTGGCCAGAAGATCCTGCGATCCCAGGGTTGGGAGCCTGGCCAGTACCTCGGCGCGAAGGACGCTGCCCACGCCGTGCATCATACCGCCGCCAATGCCTCGTTCATCCGCGTCGCCCTCAAGGACGACATGCTTGGCCTTGGCTTCAAACAAGCAAGGGACGACAGGGTCACGGGCATGGACGTCTTCTCTGACCTCCTGGGACGACTGAACGGCAAATCGAGCGAGTCCATCGATAAGGAACGCCAGGCCCGTGCGACTCTGAAGGGCACACTCTACTGCGACACAAGATTCGGCCCCATGCGATTCGTCAGTGGCGGATGGCTGGTGGGAGATCAAGTCAAGGACGATCCCATCGCCGAGCCAAAGGAGGAAGATAAGGACGATATCAAGATGGAGGACGTTCCTGCAGCCGCAGCCGTAGAAGTGTCGAGCAAAAAGTCATCCAAGAAGCGCAAAGCCGAGGAGTCGAGCGAAGACGAGTCTTCatccgaggacgagaaggcgaAAAAGAAGCGGagaaaggaggaaaagaaggcaGCCAAGAAGTCGAAGGCCGAGACCGACAGCGAGGAAGCTTTGACgagcgagaagaaggacaagaagcgGAAATCAAAGTCTGCAAAGGATGATACTTCCGATGATACCCAGGACGAGACGGAAAAGAAGTCCAAGaaaaacaagaagaaggaagagaagcaaaggaaggaggccgagactgacgacgaggactcgTCCGACGGCAAGGCatccaagaagaagaagcgcaagggcGAAACCGAAGCTGAGAAGACTGCGAgaaaagaggagaagaagcgccgcaaggaggagaagcgtGCCAAGAAGGAGTTATCACGGGATTCAACATCGACTCCTAGTGCATCAACGCCAACCGCCAGCGGTACCTCAACGCCAGTGCTTAGAGGCCATCACGCGGTGAGATCGCGGTGGATTGCTCagaagaggatggcgacTATGGACGACAAGGCCTTGAACGCG ATTTTCATGGTCAAGTCGCAATCCTAA
- a CDS encoding Isopropanol dehydrogenase, with amino-acid sequence MSSPQGNRALWLSSYSEPLRIVDLPIPEAPTGTAVVKILATGIVPYTHLCHTGKLPQMNIHPPFVPNPNAIGRVHAVGPDAVRVKPGDLVYVDATTRGRDDPINVMVMIGHLGGVGDAGQKLMREWRDGSLQQYQKVPLENVYLLNEQRLTGELGYGPAELSTIAHYSVVGGALLEAADVKVAETVVVGPSGGSFGGLAVEIALTVGCNVVALGRSGAKLAAMREKLGGNARLRTVVMTGDEDADAAAILAATPYGAGADVYNDWTPGGLKNPPYLGAALRTLKREGRVVLSGGASETLPMPYAQFGLKNLKLLGKWMCERRTLLQVISMIEGGQLRIGKESGSEIEVFTLDQHEEATEFARVNGGWRNYTVIAPNPYETSLAI; translated from the coding sequence ATGAGCTCTCCACAAGGAAACCGCGCTCTTTGGCTCTCGTCCTACTCGGAGCCCCTCAGAATTGTCGACCTCCCCATCCCGGAAGCACCGACGGGCACAGCCGTCGTGAAGATCCTCGCGACGGGCATCGTCCCCTACACACACCTCTGCCACACGGGCAAGCTCCCACAGATGAACATCCACCCGCCCTTCGTTCCGAACCCCAACGCCATCGGCCGTGTGCACGCCGTCGGGCCAGACGCCGTACGCGTCAAACCTGGCGACCTTGTCTATGTCGACGCGACGACCCGCGGCCGCGATGATCCGATCAACGTCATGGTCATGATCggccatctcggcggcgtaggCGACGCGGGTCAGAAGCTCATGAGAGAGTGGCGCGACGGCTCGCTGCAGCAGTACCAGAAGGTGCCCCTCGAGAACGTCTACCTCTTGAACGAGCAGCGCCTCACGGGCGAGCTGGGCTACGGCCCGGCCGAGCTGTCTACCATCGCGCACTACTcggtcgttggcggcgcgTTGTTGGAGGCAGCCGACGTCAAGGTGGCCGAGacagtcgtcgtcgggccCTCGGGCGGTTCCTTTGgtggcctcgccgtcgagatcGCTCTCACCGTCGGCTGCAACGTTGTGGCGCTCGGCCGCAGCGGGGCCAAACTCGCGGCGATGcgcgagaagctcggcggcaacgcgCGACTCCGGACGGTGGTGATGACGggtgacgaggacgccgacgcagCGGCGATCTTGGCGGCGACACCCTACGGCGCGGGAGCGGACGTGTACAACGACTGGACGCCCGGGGGGCTCAAGAACCCGCCGTACCTCGGGGCCGCGCTGCGCACGCTCAAGCGCGAGGGTCGGGTGGTTctcagcggcggcgcgagCGAGACGCTACCGATGCCGTACGCGCAGTTCGGCCTGAAGAATCTCAAGCTGCTGGGCAAGTGGATGTGCGAGAGGCGGACGCTGTTGCAGGTGATCAGTATGATCGAAGGAGGCCAGCTGAGGATCGGGAAGGAGAGCGGCAGCGAGATCGAAGTGTTCACGCTCGACCAACACGAAGAGGCGACGGAGTTTGCGAGGGTCAATGGCGGGTGGAGGAACTACACGGTAATTGCTCCGAATCCGTACGAGACGTCCCTTGCGATATGA
- a CDS encoding MutS domain V produces MAPKSKPPEKKQQSLTNFFQPKTVNGLAAAFQKSQSESRTSPSGSPESSRKRPLEEDAGKINNGPEKITKRAKGDKGGRFASVEEGTDSLFVPGAEQSAAEPKPWASTAAGRAGRFAYSQSSDLNAEGEEDQEDPYMRRHKEELHNKFVKKLGHPDSMLWRRRREDDGEAAEGEEGDEEDEDDAPPAPKAKKGGARANKKLTPMEIQFLDIKRKHLDTILIVEVGYKFRFFGEDARIAAKELSIVCIPGKYRYDEHPSEAHLERFASASIPVHRLPVHAKRLVAAGHKVGVVRQIETAALKKAGDNRNAPFVRKLTNVYTKGTYIDENGELEPGGDGGAPSGGYLLCLTETPSKGQGTDEKVDVGIIAVQPTTGDIIYDTFEDGFMRSEIETRLLHISPCEFVIVGDLTKGSDKLVQHLSGSSTNVFGDRSRVERVPRSKSMAAEAYSHVTQFYADKLQQTPDAAASSLLERILHLPEPVTICLSAMINHLQEYGLEHVFDLTKNFTSFSARQHMLLNGTTLESLEVYRNATDHSDRGSLFWALDKTTTRFGQRLLRKWVGRPLLDVSRLEARVAAVQELVNEQSSAKVDRLETLLTGIKTDLERSLIRIYYGKCTRPELLSVLQTLQRIAMQYSTVKSADATGFASPLISSAILSLPQILDLVVSHLEKINPEAARKDDKYNFFRESEQTEDIEDHKMGIVAVEQSLDEHRSEAASSLSRKKPVDYVTVSGIEYLIEVNNTDLKAVPASWIKISGTKKLSRFHTPAVVRLIAERDQHREALAAACDAAFASLLAAIADAYQPLRDAVSSLAALDCLLSLSRVAALPGYTKPTFLSAPTQPTISITQGRHPIAEHTLSDPYIPFTTTLSSPSPLAHLVTGPNMGGKSSFVRAVALLVLLAQIGSFVPADEFSLTLADAIHVRMGARDNLAAGESTFMVEVSETARILRAATPRSLVILDELGRGTSTHDGAAIAHAVLDHVVRENRCLTLFITHYQNLARLADGIGDGLVKNVHMRFTATRKLEAEGGDGEEGVDDAGANEEITFLYEVGEGVAHRSYGLNVARLARIPRKVIEVAAQKSREMEQDVRVRKLLGTARLLADVAKDSPDQLDHLISNIEQL; encoded by the coding sequence ATGGCGCCCAAGTCGAAACCGCCCGAGAAGAAACAGCAGTCCTTGACCAATTTTTTCCAGCCAAAAACTGTCAatggcctcgccgccgccttccaAAAGTCCCAGTCCGAGTCACGAACGAGCCCGTCCGGCTCGCCTGAGTCGTCCCGCAAGCGACCCCTTGAGGAGGATGCAGGCAAAATCAACAATGGACCCGAGAAGATCACTAAGAGAGCGAAAGGAGACAAGGGCGGGAGGTTCGCTTCCGTAGAAGAAGGGACGGACTCTCTCTTCGTGCCAGGCGCCGAGCagtccgccgccgagcccaaGCCCTGGGCTTCTACGGCTGCCGGTAGGGCAGGTCGTTTTGCATACAGCCAAAGCTCGGACTTGAATGCtgagggagaagaggacCAAGAGGACCCGTATATGAGGAGACATAAGGAGGAGCTGCACAACAAGTTCGTCAAGAAGCTTGGCCACCCAGACAGCATGCtatggcggcgacggagggaagacgacggtgaagccgccgagggagaggaaggcgacgaagaggacgaagatgatgCCCCCCCAGCTCccaaggcgaagaagggtgGCGCGAGAGCGAACAAGAAGCTCACGCCCATGGAGATTCAGTTTCTCGACATCAAGCGCAAGCACCTTGACACGATCCTCATCGTCGAAGTCGGCTACAAGTTCCGATTCTTCGGCGAGGACGCGCGAATTGCCGCCAAAGAGCTCAGCATCGTTTGCATCCCGGGCAAGTACCGCTATGACGAGCATCCCTCGGAGGCGCACCTGGAACGCTTTGCATCGGCGAGCATCCCCGTGCATCGGTTGCCCGTCCATGCGAAGcgtctcgtcgccgccggtcACAAGGTCGGTGTCGTTCGCCAAATCGAGACTGCTGCTCTGAAGAAGGCTGGCGACAATCGCAACGCCCCCTTTGTCCGGAAGTTGACCAATGTCTACACCAAGGGCACCTACAtcgacgagaacggcgagctggaacccggcggcgatgggggTGCTCCGTCTGGTGGCTATCTGCTGTGTCTCACAGAAACCCCTTCCAAGGGCCAAGGCACAGATGAGAAGGTTGACGTCGGTATAATAGCCGTGCAACCGACGACGGGAGACATCATCTACGACACGTTCGAGGATGGGTTCATGCGCAGTGAGATTGAAACTCGGTTGCTTCACATCTCCCCTTGCGAGTTCGTTATTGTCGGCGACCTCACCAAGGGTTCCGACAAGCTCGTCCAGCATCTCTCGGGGAGCAGCACAAACGTCTTTGGCGATCGCAGTCGTGTCGAGCGAGTCCCTCGCTCCAAGTcgatggccgccgaggcctaCTCACACGTCACGCAATTCTACGCTGACAAGTTGCAACAAACCCctgacgccgccgcgtctTCTCTCCTGGAGCGTATCCTCCACCTCCCGGAACCCGTCACCATCTGCCTTTCTGCCATGATCAACCATCTCCAGGAGTACGGCCTCGAGCACGTCTTCGACCTCACCAAGAACTTCaccagcttctcggcgcgcCAGCACATGCTCCTCAACGGAACCACCCTTGAGTCTCTTGAGGTTTACCGCAACGCCACCGACCATTCAGACCGTGGATCCCTATTCTGGGCATTAGACAAGACCACAACCCGCTTCGGCCAGCGGCTTCTCCGCAAATGGGTCGGCCGTCCCCTGCTTGACGTCTCCCGCCTCGAGGCACGCGTCGCTGCTGTCCAAGAACTCGTCAACGAGCAATCCTCAGCCAAGGTCGACCGTCTAGAGACCCTCCTAACCGGAATCAAGACCGACCTCGAACGCAGTCTTATCCGCATCTACTATGGGAAATGCACTCGCCCTGAACTTCTCTCCGTCCTGCAGACCCTCCAGCGCATTGCCATGCAATACTCGACTGTCAAGTCAGCCGACGCAACGGGCTTCGCCTCGCCCCTCATTTCCTCCGCCATCCTGTCCTTACCCCAgatcctcgacctcgtcgtctcgCACCTAGAAAAAATCAACCCCGAAGCCGCCCGCAAAGACGACAAATACAACTTCTTCCGTGAGTCCGAGCAGACGGAGGATATCGAGGACCACAAAATGGGCATCGTTGCCGTCGAGCAATCCCTCGACGAGCACCGCTCCGAGGCCGCGTCGTCCCTCTCTCGCAAAAAGCCCGTCGATTACGTTACCGTCTCTGGCATTGAGTATCTCATCGAGGTTAACAACACGGACCTCAAAGCCGTGCCCGCATCCTGGATCAAGATCTCTGGCACCAAGAAGCTCTCCCGCTTCCACacgcccgccgtcgtccgcctcATCGCGGAGCGCGACCAGCACCGCGaagccctcgccgccgcctgcgaCGCCGCCTTTGCCTCCcttctcgccgccatcgctgACGCATACCAACCCCTTCGCGAcgccgtctcctccctcgcggcgctcgactgccttctctctctctcccgtGTTGCCGCCCTCCCCGGCTACACCAAGCCGACCTTTCTCTCCGCCCCGACCCAGCCAACAATCTCCATCACCCAAGGCCGCCATCCCATCGCCGAACACACCCTCTCGGACCCCTACATCCCCTTCACGACAACACTTTCTTCACCGTCCCCCCTGGCCCACCTCGTCACGGGTCCCAACATGGGCGGGAAATCTTCCTTCGTCCGCGCCGtggccctcctcgtcctgctcGCCCAAATCGGCTCCTTCGTCCCCGCAGACGAGTTCTCTCTGACCCTTGCTGACGCCATCCATGTCCGCATGGGCGCCCGCGACAACCTCGCCGCAGGCGAGTCGACCTTCATGGTCGAGGTCTCGGAGACGGCCCGCATCCTCCGCGCTGCCACCCCGCGGtccctcgtcatcctcgacgagctcggcaGGGGCACGTCGAcccacgacggcgccgccatcgcccacgccgtcctcgaccacgTCGTGCGCGAGAACAGGTGCCTCACCCTCTTCATCACTCACTACCAGAACCTCGCCCGCCTGGCCGACGGtatcggcgacggcctcgtcaagAACGTCCACATGCGCTTCACGGCTACACGTAAACTTGAGGCGGaaggaggcgacggcgaagaaggcgttgaCGATGCGGGTGCCAACGAGGAGATCACCTTCCTGTACGAAGTCGGAGAAGGGGTTGCGCACAGGTCTTATGGGCTGAACGTTGCGCGTCTGGCCCGAATACCCCGCAAGGTTATCGAAGTGGCCGCGCAGAAGTCGCGCGAAATGGAACAAGACGTGAGGGTGCGAAAGTTGCTGGGCACCGCCCGTCTCCTTGCGGACGTGGCGAAAGATAGTCCGGACCAGCTTGACCACTTGATCTCGAACATAGAGCAACTGTAG
- a CDS encoding exo-1,3-beta-D-glucanase, with product MLILSIARLVGIVAFTASLVAGEAAVIASAPPRRIQEAPSSAVRVSEIPWTTFYTPSPSTRPSHPESPPVEPSTRSVETLVLRLGKRDKVSLEEQDRICHNETDHSPHSPVDSQKQEKSVAAFCGLLRGRGGYMEVGMESQRMEFQDLNSVHHHLKVEWAAACETDVEKQSIRRPLGEISAAPNCDSLMRDNYINCKNGGVGGKVQVGCLIYTYNGGIMPGREYDW from the exons ATGTTGATCCTTTCCATTGCTCGTCTTGTTGGCATTGTGGCTTTCACGGCAAGCTTAGTAGCCGGAGAAGCTGCTGTTATTgcctcggcaccgccgcgGAGAATCCAAGAGGCACCCTCGTCGGCCGTGAGAGTCTCTGAGATACCCTGGACCACTTTCTACACTCCGTCGCCCTCTACTCGACCCTCCCATCCGGAGTCTCCTCCCGTAGAGCCGTCGACGCGATCGGTCGAAACTCTTGTCCTCCGCCTCGGAAAACGAGACAAGGTTTCCCTGGAGGAGCAAGACAGGATCTGTCACAACGAGACCGACCACAGCCCTCACAGCCCTGTCGACTCCCAAAAGCAGGAGAAGAGCGTCGCGGCGTTTTGCGGGCTGTTGAGGGGTAGAGGCGGCTACATGGAGGTGGGGATGGAGTCCCAGCGTATGGAATTCCAGGATCTAAACAGCGTTCATCATCATCTGAAGGTGGaatgggcggcggcctgtGAGACGGACGTCGAGAAACAGTCGATTCGGCGGCCCCTGGGGGAGATCAGCGCTGCGCCTAACTGCGACAGCTTGATGAGGGACAATTATATAAACT GTAAAAATGGAGGGGTTGGTGGCAAGGTGCAGGTCGGTTGCCTCATCTACACCTATAATGGTGGTATCATGCCAGGCAGAGAGTACGACTGGTGA
- a CDS encoding COX17 protein, producing the protein MRNNSRISAFSLDRKPRTSLLDTPFTSKMTSQAAAIPSIATPAAAPAAVDQQASKPKPCCVCKEEKAKRDECMLFSNAADPSKDCLSTIDQYRACMKGFGFTV; encoded by the exons ATGAGGAATAACAGCCGTATTTCCGCCTTTTCTCTCGATCGCAAACCACGTACCTCACTTCTCGACACACCTTTCACGTCCAAAATGACCTCCCAAGCTGCCGCGATCC CCTCCATCGCCACCCCGGCCGCTGCGCCCGCCGCTGTCGACCAGCAAGCCTCTAAGCCCAAG CCCTGCTGTGTGTGCAAGGAAGAGAAGGCCAAGCGCGACGAGTGCATGCTCTTttccaacgccgccgacccgTCCAAGGACTGCCTGTCCACGATCGACCAGTACCGGGCCTGCATGAAGGGGTTCGGCTTCACGGTGTAA
- a CDS encoding Thioredoxin domain containing protein, with translation MDTIMADNSPPDPMAAAASALMNSIQCYVRAAVTAESANRRPESESAIQARLDSVVQENTELKDKLKQIETDERDTIKAAFSSYFGVALPESKLSRHLRLKIPKFPQFKSFPVEIRMKIWKLALPAGRVFDLSMGDGHLSRVLRATAPNPNGGPNPAVAMRQASGLAEMTVTAHKTPKLRLACKEANRAFLEAGGFEFGLFGGTYKGLWFNYAEDILFVREEPRAWVNLDMSRIVRVAFPHTRFMSKPDIIARLDLVLDHFTSCKEVILMQTMEWDIRSCLTSPRLPPKLFPLGTEDPIGAHDYPKELSNEIGNVAAWGDVKRVVEQIGREHVMDVKHLSPGRVPKFIGMEMVRARPSYFD, from the exons ATGGATaccatcatggccgacaACTCACCCCCCGATCCCATGGCCGCAGCGGCCAGTGCGCTGATGAACTCCATCCAGTGTtacgtccgcgccgccgtcaccgctgAGTCGGCCAACCGTCGACCTGAGTCCGAATCGGCTATCCAGGCCCGCCTCGACTCTGTCGTCCAGGAGAACACTGAGCTCAAGGACAAGCTCAAGCAGATAGAGA CAGATGAGAGAGACACTATCAAGGCCGCCTTCTCGTCCTACTTTGGCGTTGCCCTCCCCGAGTCCAAGCTTTCCCGCCACCTGCGCCTCAAGATCCCCAAGTTCCCCCAGTTCAAGAGCTTCCCCGTCGAGATCCGCATGAAGATCTGGAAGCTCGCCCTCCCTGCCGGCCGCGTTTTCGACCTCTCCATGGGCGACGGCCACCTGTCACGCGTCCTGCGCGCCACCGCCCCGAACCCCAACGGCGGCCCCAATCCGGCCGTGGCCATGCGCCAGGCCTCGGGCCTGGCCGAGATGACCGTCACCGCCCATAAGACGCCCAAGCTCCGCCTCGCCTGCAAGGAGGCCAACCGAGCCTTCCTCGAGGCTGGCGGTTTTGAGTTTGGCCTCTTCGGCGGCACCTACAAGGGCCTCTGGTTCAACTACGCCGAGGACATCCTTTTCGTCCGTGAAGAGCCCCGAGCCTGGGTCAACCTCGACATGTCGCGCATCGTCCGTGTCGCCTTTCCTCACACCAGATTCATGAGCAAGCCCGACATCATCGCCAGGCTGGATCTGGTTCTCGACCATTTCACCTCTTGCAAGGAGGTCATCCTCATGCAGACCATGGAGTGGGATATCCGGTCCTGTCTGACGAGCCCGCGCCTGCCGCCCAAGCTGTTTCCACTCGGCACCGAGGACCCTATCGGTGCTCACGACTATCCCAAGGAACTGTCCAACGAGATAGGAAACGTCGCCGCCTGGGGTGATGTCAAGCGCGTGGTCGAGCAGATTGGCAGGGAGCATGTCATGGACGTGAAGCACCTGAGCCCCGGCCGCGTTCCCAAGTTCATCGGCATGGAGATGGTGAGGGCTCGCCCGAGCTACTTCGATTAA
- a CDS encoding Choline dehydrogenase — protein MRLSRSLLLPTTLALPLLDSILNPITNSIWSTLDGVVQTSLGGLTGILGTRQAYDYVVVGGGTAGNTIAYRLAEAGFTVAVVEAGLSYEVGKPIVGPAPLGDVIGVGSNPLDTVPTVDYGLKTVPQAGAGDREIHYAQGKCLGGSSALNFMIHHRPNRGALDAWAEAVGDDSYTFDQFLPYFKKSFTFTSPNTVSRLANATTTYDESDFDPPSSNSPIQVTYPNWTPVWSTWVAKGLEALGMTRTDQYNKGVLSGYHYAQTTIHPRAQVRSTSADFIYAARDAKMDDKLTVYLGTRANKVLFDGEKKATGVEVAGAGLLKHTINAAKEVILSAGALHSPQLLMLSGIGPAQHLTKHGIKVIADRPGVGQNMSDHALFGPTYEVKFDTLNKVLGSPVILAEAVTDYGLTRTGPLTSNLAEFLAWERMPSSANLSQSTWDQLLSFPDDWPHIEYLPAAGHIGPFNIPWLDQPQDGRMYASIIAALAAPLSRGNVMLASGSPLSAPLVNPNWLTHPGDVEVAVAMYRRTREIFNTEAIRSIRARDVEYWPGSHVETDEQILANIRTSVMAVMHASCTARMGRRDDPTAVTDSLARVIGVEGLRVVDASSLALLPPGHPQALIYALAEKIADGIIKASK, from the coding sequence ATGCGTCTTTCAAGATCCCTTCTTCTGCCTACAACCTTGGCACTGCCACTCCTGGATTCCATCCTTAACCCTATCACCAACAGCATCTGGTCCACATTGGACGGGGTTGTCCAGACGAGTCTGGGAGGCCTTACGGGCATACTCGGCACCAGGCAAGCTTATGACTATGTCGTAGTAGGCGGCGGCACTGCCGGTAACACGATCGCTTACCGGCTGGCCGAAGCCGGCttcaccgtcgccgttgtcgaggCCGGGCTATCATACGAAGTCGGCAAACCTATCGTAGGCCCCGCGCCCCTCGGCGATGTCATTGGTGTCGGCTCCAACCCACTCGATACTGTCCCAACCGTCGACTACGGCCTGAAGACAGTCCCACAAGCAGGAGCTGGAGACCGCGAGATACACTACGCGCAGGGCAAGTGTCTCGGTGGCTCCTCGGCTCTGAACTTCATGATCCATCACCGGCCGAACCGGGGAGCTTTGGATGCGTGGGCCGAAGCCGTTGGAGATGACAGTTACACGTTTGACCAGTTTCTCCCCTACTTCAAGAAGAGCTTCACCTTCACCTCGCCCAACACTGTGTCCCGTCTCGCCaacgcgacgacgacgtaCGATGAGAGCGACTTCGACCCGCCTTCTTCGAATTCCCCAATCCAGGTGACTTACCCCAACTGGACGCCCGTATGGTCTACATGGGTTGCCAAAGGTCTGGAGGCCCTTGGAATGACCCGAACGGACCAGTACAACAAGGGCGTGCTGAGCGGATACCACTATGCGCAGACGACCATCCACCCACGAGCACAGGTCCGGTCAACCTCAGCCGACTTTATATACGCCGCAAGGGACGCGAAGATGGACGATAAACTCACAGTTTACTTGGGCACACGAGCCAACAAGGTCTTGTTCGACGGCGAAAAAAAGGCcacgggcgtcgaggttgcTGGGGCGGGATTGCTGAAGCACACCATCAACGCAGCCAAGGAAGTCATTCTCTCGGCCGGTGCTCTGCACTCACCACAGCTGCTCATGTTATCCGGCATCGGCCCAGCGCAACATCTGACCAAGCACGGTATCAAAGTCATCGCCGACCGCCCAGGCGTCGGGCAAAACATGAGTGACCATGCTCTATTCGGCCCGACGTACGAAGTCAAGTTTGACACCCTGAACAAGGTCCTGGGGAGCCCCGTaatcctcgccgaggcggtAACCGACTACGGACTCACGCGAACCGGCCCGCTGACCAGCAACTTGGCCGAGTTCCTGGCGTGGGAGCGGATGCCCAGCAGCGCCAACCTGAGCCAGTCTACCTGGGACCAGCTCCTCTCATTCCCAGACGACTGGCCGCACATCGAGTACCTCCCGGCAGCGGGCCACATCGGCCCCTTCAACATCCCGTGGCTCGACCAACCGCAGGATGGCAGGATGTACGCGTCCATAATCGCTGCGCTGGCGGCCCCCTTGTCCCGGGGCAACGTGATGCTCGCGAGCGGCTCCCCCTTGAGCGCCCCGCTCGTGAATCCAAACTGGTTGACGCACccgggcgacgtcgaggtaGCCGTGGCTATGTACAGACGCACCCGTGAGATCTTCAACACAGAGGCGATTCGGTCCATCCGCGCGCGCGACGTGGAGTACTGGCCGGGCTCGCAcgtcgagacggacgagcAGATCCTGGCCAACATCCGGACGAGCGTCATGGCCGTCATGCATGCGTCGTGCACCGCGCGGATGGGACGCCGGGACGACCCGACAGCCGTGACGGACAGTCTGGCGAGAGTCATTGGCGTTGAGGGGCTGCGGGTGGTGGACGCCAGTTCCTTGGCCCTGCTGCCCCCGGGACACCCGCAGGCTTTGATCTACGCGTTGGCGGAGAAGATTGCGGACGGTATCATCAAGGCATCGAAGTAG